The Moorena producens PAL-8-15-08-1 genomic interval TTGTGACTAAAACGCACGGCAACAATTTCGTCTTCGCGATCCAGTTCAATAATATAATTTTTGGGACGGAAAGAATATTGATATTCAGGTTCTACTCGGCAAAAAGGAACTGGAGTTTCTGCCAAAATCCGAAAGTCGTTAGGATGATCTTCGCGAAAGTCCCTCGCAACATAAAAACCATCAACCACTAAAGATTCCCCACCAATAGTATCATTAGTAACGGAATACAAAAACTCTGTTACTTTGTGATTGCACCAGAAAGTTAAATCGGTGTGAGGTGTTAAAGCATTACTTGTTGCCGCAATATCTCTCTCTGCTAAACTGGTATTTTGAGTAATAATCGTTCCATACTCTGTGTTGCGGATTGGTCCCAAGGATACCAAAAAACTTTCTAACTCTTCCAAGGGTATGTTACGAATAACAACAAATCCTAATTGCAACAACTGATTCATCCAAGATTCCCGACTACAGGATTGGAGATCGTACTTCTGCATCGAGTTGGTTTCCAGCCATGCTTTATTCCAAAGAATAACCTGTTTTTCAATCTCTTCTGCATTGTGGACATCGTAGGTATTATTGAGCAACCAAGAAATGGGAAAAATACTGCGATGCGGAGGATTTTCATCCCAGTCAATAATTAGATTATTATCTTGTATTTGAATCGATAAAGGTTGAGGCGGTGCCTTGTGCTTGCTAATGTCATTCAGTTTTTCCCAAGAACCGCCATGGCGAGATTGAGAATCTAAGCAATTATCACGCAACCAAATGTAGTAGAACCGTTTACCCGCAACAGTAACAAATGATTGGTTTGCACTCAATTCAATATCTCTATCACGTTTGAGATGGCTGTGATTGATGGTCATTGACTTTTTCGTTTTTAGACTTTTTTTAAAAAAGAATTCCAATTTTTCGATCCATTGTAACCATACATATCTTGATAAAAGGTATCGATATCATAATCTTCTTCATGTTTCATTAACCAATTTCTAAAGTCATCCATTTTCCGCACTCCTCGTTCAATATATTCTTTGTCATGCCAATCCCACCAAACCTCCCACATAAATTTGTTAGTATCTTCGACAATCAAGTAGTCTCCACTTTGCAAACCGTGACAATGGAAATATTCAACAACTCCAACCATGTTTACATGAGCATCCTCTATTACCAGCCAAGGATGCTCTAGATTTGAAAGCATCTCAGGAGGTAAAGCAGTACTGATGTTGTTACAATCGCCTTCTAAAAAATGAATTCTAGAGTCTGCTTTTGCTTTGTCATCAAGCTGAGAAAGATCGATATCTAAAGAATGAACCTGACCTTCTATGCCAAATAATTCTAAATTATCTGCCAACCAAATTGCACTGCCACCCTTGAGAGTGCCTAGTTCAATAATTGTTTTCGGGCGAAGTTCATAGATGAGCATTGGATAAACTGCAATTTGGGTGGGGTCTTTATCGATAATGACCCCTTTCCATGTTTGCAAGTAGGCGTTTTCTGTCAAAGGTCTCCAAATAGACTTGGGAATATCGCACCTATCTTCTCGCTCGGATATCTTAACAAACCGCTTACTATTTAGGCTTTCTTGTTTAAATATATTTTCAGTAGACATAACAAATTCAACAAACTCCGTAGGTAATTCCCAACTTCTTAAGCCATCGACGATAGGCGATAGAGGCTTGATCGCATGGAGCATGAACTTCTGAAGTCCATGGCGTATTAGAGTCATTTTGGGATAGTAGAGGTAGAAGTTTTGGGCGTTGTGACCCCACCACGGGAATATCTTGACTCATAGCTTCATCATAAAATTGCGCTATCTCCAACTTTGGTATTTCATGTCCATAATTCATGGCAAGTTGCCCCCATACTAAAGATTCTTCTTCATCAATGGGGGTCACAGTATTTAGGAAAGTCATTTTACCTTTGATAGATTCTTTATACCCGTACAGAGTTAAAGGAGGATAAATTTTATAAGTGTAACTTACTCGACTGTCAATACCAGTGCTACCGATGCTAGATTGAGTAATTTCCATATTACCTATGGTAATACTATCCGCCTTTACTTCAACTATCTGTTCTCGTACTTCTGGTTGTGTATCTGTTCCCAAAGAACCCGGATGTACGAAAGAGAAATGAGACGTATCAAAAATACTTTCAAAAACCCGAAACGGACTGGAATAAAAGTGGTGTGAGTGCGTACCGAAATAAATTTTTCGGTAATGTGGGTCATCCCACTCTGGAAATGGTGGTATATCATGGGAAGGATTTCCTAAGCTGACCCACACTAGACCCCAGCATTCCTGACATTGATAAGTCTTTATGCATATACTTGTTGGTGGTCGCTGTGCGCCAGATGAGGGAATGTTTACGCACTGACCCGCAGAATTATAAGCCCAACCATGATACTTACAGGTGAAGGTATCATCAACTATCTTTCCTAGAGAAAGACGAGTCCCTCTGTGAGGGCAGCGATCCTGCCACGCTAGTATTGGTGATTCAGAAGTACTACCGCGCCACAACACTAAGTCTTCTCCTAACAAACGAACTGACTTGATGCTATTAGGCGGACAGTCTTCTATTCTTGCTACGACATACCAATCGTCAATTAGGACTTGATCGACATTTGCCATCTTTGTTGTATCCTCTGCAAAAGTATCTGAAAAGAATTATTTCTCAATTCTCACTAATTATTTCATTCCTTCTCTGGAGATTAGACTTCCATAAGATTCTCCTGCTTTTAGAAACTCTTGAGTATCGAACACAGAGTTATATTTGCCATCCGAAACCCAAGAGTCAGGTAGTTTTTTTAGAGCTTTATATTGATGGTGTTCTTGATTTTTTAAATCTACAGGCTCATTTGATGCGGAATTATAATGACAGACAATATTAGTTCGAGATCGATCGGTGAGGTTTTCTCCAGAAGCATGTATAGTGTTGGCATGCATCAATATAGTATCGCCTGGTTTCGTCTCTGCATGAACAACTTCGAGTTTTTCCAAGATTTCTTTCATGCGAATGGGATCGGCATTAAAAGCTTCGCCAAGCAAAGCATGGTCAATACGTCCCATTAAGTGTGACTTTTTAACAATTTGAACACAGCCATTTTCTCTAGTATTTGCGTCAACCGCAATAAAAACACTTACGAAGTCTGGGAATAAACAGCTATCATAATACCAAGAACCATAACCTTGATGCCATTCAATAAAACCCTTGGAGTAAGCTCTTTTTTTGACCACTTTTGAATGCCAGTGATAGCACTCTTTACCTCCTAATAAAAGTTCAACTGAGTCCACCATTCGAGCTAATCGGGGAATAACACCAAGTAAAGAATTACCTAGTTCTGTCCAGTAAGCTAACTGGTTGCTATGACCCTTACTATCAACAAAATTAGACTCTGATCCTTTTATCGTTGGGTCTTCTTCACAAGCCTTCCTTACTGGTTCAAGTTCTTCTACATCAAAGAATTTAGGGATAATCACAAATCCGTCTTCATGGTATTGAGCGACCTGTTCTTGGGATAGAGGGCGAGTTGTGCGTATTTCTGAACTAACGCTTGATAAAATATTTGAATTAGTCATAGTATTAGTCTTTTCTCAGGTAATTGAAAATTGCTAGCTTATTTGTCAAGGAAAATATCTCCACTTCTGATCTAAACTTATTGTTGTCTTTGATAATTAGGTAATGTCCAGATTTTGACTACTCATTAAAATCGCTCCTTTTTGAAAGCAAGAAGATACATCAACTTGGCTTCATCATATATCGGAAAACCCTCTTCACTAACTAGTGTCCACGGTAATTGCTCTAAGGCTGTCTGCATTTCACGGCGATAGTCTTCTCGTATGGTTAATAAAAAAATTCCTTCTTCCTTTAAAAAGCCGAATAGATTGTTTAATACCTTAACACCAGCATGGGCATAAGCAAAAACTCCTGCAGCAATAATAGCCTCAAAAGTTACTGAATTGCTAAAAATTTGGGAATCTTCTAGATTACACTGATGGAGAGCCTTGTAGACTTGTCTCTCTTTAGCGATCGCTAGCATTTTTTCTGACAAATCCGCAGCAGTAAGATTAGTATATCCCTGTTGGGATAAGGCTTCACCCACTAACCCTGTCCCAGCACCAGCATCTAAGATTGTGGCATCTTTCTTAGGAAGCAGTTTGCTTAATGTTTGTGCTATGTTAGCAGGCATAAAAGACCAATCTTCTCCTACATCTGCATCGTAGCTTTTCGCCCAACTATCGTACTTAGTTTTTAATTCTTCAGTACTTTGGCTATCACAAATCCCAGATAACCAAGGTCTTGTTTCTAAAAAATCCTTGGCTTGTTCTTCTACCATCGTTAATCACTCCCCCACTACTTCAACCACAGTATCAGGAGATAAACGTTGCAGGTGCCAATTAGTCACTTCTTCTCCTGGTATCAAAATTGGACTCCCTGGGGGAACTTTCTTGATACAGCAACTACTTATCTTACCTAATGCTTGCCCAATGGGTAACTTTTCTTTCCGGCTAAAGAAAGCATCTTTAGGTAAAGTCCTCATTTGAGGGCGACGGCAAAAGGAACTGTCAGGTAAAGTATCTTTTGGTGCTTTTTCCCTCAGAATCGGCACAATTGCTGCTAAGGTTTCTCTCATAAATTGGAAATCTTGTTGATTGTGATGGAAAGAGAAAATTAATAACAATCCCTCCTCACCAGCAAATTCCCCATCAATCCCGCTTTCGTACAACAGCTCTGCTAACTCTTCCCCTGTAGTGCGATCGCTTTTTAAATAGATTTTCAGCGGATCGCTAACTTGGGCATCATACGTTAACACCTTGCCGTAATTATCCAATTGACTACGCAGGCGATCGCATTCACCAATAGCTTGCCAAAATAAAGCTTGACCTTCCTCAGAATACCCCTTCTTAATCGCATCTTCAATGCTCAGCATTAACAGGTTACTGCGGGTAGTGGTTTCAAATAAAGGCATCACCCCCATAACTTGTTCAATACTAAACCTAGAGTCAGTTGGTAAATGCAATAAAGCCGTCTGTACCAAACTCCCCGTATATTTGTGCATACTATGGGTGACGATATCTGCCTTAAATGCGATCGCCGATTGCCATTGTTCGTCCAGAAAGGGAAAATGACTACCGTGGGCTTCATCTACTGCTAAAGCAATATCGCGTACGCGACAGTAATCAGCTATCTTCCCAATATCAATAGTTATCCCTTCATAACTCGGATGAGTTAGTAACAAAGCCGATACGCCACTGGTTTCTAATGCAGAAATAACCTCGGAGGTAGTGGGCATCAAAGACACAGAAGGAATAAAATAAGGCTCTAATCCTGCTAAAATGATGCCGTTGATGGTGGCAATATGACTGTTAAGAGCGATCGCCACTCGTTTGTACTGAGTACCCAATAAAGCACAAGCCGTTAAAACCCCTTGAGTCCCTCCCCCAGTTAGCCAAAAGGTATGTTTAGTGCCATACATTTCAGAGAAATGTTTTTCGATGCTCTCAGTGCGAGGGCGAGTCAGAAACGGCACATCATATTGATAGATTTCTTGACTCAGGCGTACGCTATTTTGAGCAATTCCTTGGTGGGCAGGAGTATAAAGACTCACCTGAACATCCTGATTATGAGATGCGATGAGCTTATAAGCAGAAGAAGGTTGATTCATAAGCTACAGAAAAATTGGCTGAAGTTGCGGCATTGGGCGAATTGTACTTTCCACTGCAATACCATTACGTAACGCTAACAGTAATCCCGTTGCCTCCATGTAGCTATTGACACGATATATCGGGTTGCCTTTAGTTTCAATTTGCAATCTTTCAGGAGTAATATCGTACTTAGTGGTATTATCTTTGACTAAAATTACTGGCACACCTTGGTCTAAAGACGCTAAGAACGGAATATTTCCCACTGTTGTTTCTGGCATTACCACCGCCGAAACATTCTCTACGGATATCCTGGTTTCCCCTGCTGCTACGGGAGTATCAAACCTTACCGGACGGGGAGAGTTGATTAAACCATTGAGAGGGGAACAAACATAGGCACTGGAAATTAATTCTGCTCCATCCCTAGGGTCTACTAATTTACCAAATCCCGTATGTTCCCACTCCAATAATAAGGGAGCATGGGCAGCAGTAAAGGGATAGAAATTAGTGAGCATGTGGGTCATAATTGCTTCCGCACCGCCCCAAGGATTGGGGATAGATTCCCCTCGGTAGTAAGCTTGACGAATTTTATCGTCTACTTCCAAAGTGGTCATTAAAGCCACCGCCCTAGCGGAAGAATTTTCCACCACATCTAGAGCCTTCATCAACTCGTCCATACCTTTAAATTCCCCGGAAGCATTACCATACTGGGAATAGGTACAGGCGGTTTCCACTGGGCCACCAGTTACGACTACAGGGTCGATATTAATTCCCCCTACAGCACGCAAGCCATTGAGAGCATTAATAACATTATTTAAAAATCGCTCATCTCTTGGTTTTTCAATAATCGCTGCAATGTTTTTGCGCTTCTGAGGAATAACCCCAATATTACCCAGTAGTAACTGACAAATCAGATTCCCTTCCAGATAAAGCACATTATCCTGACCGAAATAGATATCCGACGCAGTAACGGCATTGGGATTGGTGACCAGATAGTCACAAGCGGTCGCTAACAGATTGGTACTAGGAGTCGCATCTCCGGCAAAACCACCAATTTCTGCTCTGACTCCGGTGGGAATAATACTAACTGCTACAAACGGTTGGTTAGAAACCCGTTGACGAATATTAATGTCTAGTAACGATGACCAAACCGGCTTTCTGTCTGTATCGATAAAGCTGGATTCAAAGGTAAGCGTATCTCCTTCAACCTTAGTTAAAATCAAGCGAATGGGAACACCTGGTAAGGGAAGCGCAGCAATTTTTTGGGAAATTTCTATCCAGGTGCGCTGTGAGGGAGAGCATTGGATTTCAAAATCTTTGGTATAGACTTGGGTCATTCTCTGTATTTACTTATCTAACAACTGATTCACCCAACAACAGGATGAATTTTACAC includes:
- a CDS encoding TauD/TfdA family dioxygenase — protein: MTINHSHLKRDRDIELSANQSFVTVAGKRFYYIWLRDNCLDSQSRHGGSWEKLNDISKHKAPPQPLSIQIQDNNLIIDWDENPPHRSIFPISWLLNNTYDVHNAEEIEKQVILWNKAWLETNSMQKYDLQSCSRESWMNQLLQLGFVVIRNIPLEELESFLVSLGPIRNTEYGTIITQNTSLAERDIAATSNALTPHTDLTFWCNHKVTEFLYSVTNDTIGGESLVVDGFYVARDFREDHPNDFRILAETPVPFCRVEPEYQYSFRPKNYIIELDREDEIVAVRFSHKNCTPILPAEQIEAFYQAYITFSHYLKNPDYQYRFRLEPGDCLLMQNFRILHGRTAFEATSGSREFRVGYIEWDYVLGRYFYQREFNENFSHNNSM
- a CDS encoding CmcI family methyltransferase; the encoded protein is MSTENIFKQESLNSKRFVKISEREDRCDIPKSIWRPLTENAYLQTWKGVIIDKDPTQIAVYPMLIYELRPKTIIELGTLKGGSAIWLADNLELFGIEGQVHSLDIDLSQLDDKAKADSRIHFLEGDCNNISTALPPEMLSNLEHPWLVIEDAHVNMVGVVEYFHCHGLQSGDYLIVEDTNKFMWEVWWDWHDKEYIERGVRKMDDFRNWLMKHEEDYDIDTFYQDMYGYNGSKNWNSFLKKV
- a CDS encoding aromatic ring-hydroxylating oxygenase subunit alpha — protein: MANVDQVLIDDWYVVARIEDCPPNSIKSVRLLGEDLVLWRGSTSESPILAWQDRCPHRGTRLSLGKIVDDTFTCKYHGWAYNSAGQCVNIPSSGAQRPPTSICIKTYQCQECWGLVWVSLGNPSHDIPPFPEWDDPHYRKIYFGTHSHHFYSSPFRVFESIFDTSHFSFVHPGSLGTDTQPEVREQIVEVKADSITIGNMEITQSSIGSTGIDSRVSYTYKIYPPLTLYGYKESIKGKMTFLNTVTPIDEEESLVWGQLAMNYGHEIPKLEIAQFYDEAMSQDIPVVGSQRPKLLPLLSQNDSNTPWTSEVHAPCDQASIAYRRWLKKLGITYGVC
- a CDS encoding phytanoyl-CoA dioxygenase family protein, translated to MTNSNILSSVSSEIRTTRPLSQEQVAQYHEDGFVIIPKFFDVEELEPVRKACEEDPTIKGSESNFVDSKGHSNQLAYWTELGNSLLGVIPRLARMVDSVELLLGGKECYHWHSKVVKKRAYSKGFIEWHQGYGSWYYDSCLFPDFVSVFIAVDANTRENGCVQIVKKSHLMGRIDHALLGEAFNADPIRMKEILEKLEVVHAETKPGDTILMHANTIHASGENLTDRSRTNIVCHYNSASNEPVDLKNQEHHQYKALKKLPDSWVSDGKYNSVFDTQEFLKAGESYGSLISREGMK
- a CDS encoding class I SAM-dependent DNA methyltransferase, which codes for MVEEQAKDFLETRPWLSGICDSQSTEELKTKYDSWAKSYDADVGEDWSFMPANIAQTLSKLLPKKDATILDAGAGTGLVGEALSQQGYTNLTAADLSEKMLAIAKERQVYKALHQCNLEDSQIFSNSVTFEAIIAAGVFAYAHAGVKVLNNLFGFLKEEGIFLLTIREDYRREMQTALEQLPWTLVSEEGFPIYDEAKLMYLLAFKKERF
- a CDS encoding DegT/DnrJ/EryC1/StrS family aminotransferase — its product is MNQPSSAYKLIASHNQDVQVSLYTPAHQGIAQNSVRLSQEIYQYDVPFLTRPRTESIEKHFSEMYGTKHTFWLTGGGTQGVLTACALLGTQYKRVAIALNSHIATINGIILAGLEPYFIPSVSLMPTTSEVISALETSGVSALLLTHPSYEGITIDIGKIADYCRVRDIALAVDEAHGSHFPFLDEQWQSAIAFKADIVTHSMHKYTGSLVQTALLHLPTDSRFSIEQVMGVMPLFETTTRSNLLMLSIEDAIKKGYSEEGQALFWQAIGECDRLRSQLDNYGKVLTYDAQVSDPLKIYLKSDRTTGEELAELLYESGIDGEFAGEEGLLLIFSFHHNQQDFQFMRETLAAIVPILREKAPKDTLPDSSFCRRPQMRTLPKDAFFSRKEKLPIGQALGKISSCCIKKVPPGSPILIPGEEVTNWHLQRLSPDTVVEVVGE
- a CDS encoding DUF3326 domain-containing protein; the encoded protein is MTQVYTKDFEIQCSPSQRTWIEISQKIAALPLPGVPIRLILTKVEGDTLTFESSFIDTDRKPVWSSLLDINIRQRVSNQPFVAVSIIPTGVRAEIGGFAGDATPSTNLLATACDYLVTNPNAVTASDIYFGQDNVLYLEGNLICQLLLGNIGVIPQKRKNIAAIIEKPRDERFLNNVINALNGLRAVGGINIDPVVVTGGPVETACTYSQYGNASGEFKGMDELMKALDVVENSSARAVALMTTLEVDDKIRQAYYRGESIPNPWGGAEAIMTHMLTNFYPFTAAHAPLLLEWEHTGFGKLVDPRDGAELISSAYVCSPLNGLINSPRPVRFDTPVAAGETRISVENVSAVVMPETTVGNIPFLASLDQGVPVILVKDNTTKYDITPERLQIETKGNPIYRVNSYMEATGLLLALRNGIAVESTIRPMPQLQPIFL